GAAAAGGAGCGCTCCTTGCTTAGtcatctttttgtttttcttggaAATTGCTGTTAAAAATAACAAGAGCTCGTCGTGAGGCtttcccactcccacttgCTTGCTTGCCAAGTTACATCCTTCCTTTCGCTCGTCTCTTGTTTATCTTTAGTTCCACCTACTTCGCCTACTCCGCCGTGTCCTCCAAGTCCTTCGAGTCCTCCGCCCATCGCCCTCATTTGCCCACTCAATTGAAATCGAGACTCAAACGGCCAACGAAGCGgcaattgtatttatttgcactgctAAATGGCATAATCGAAGGCAACCCGGGTCAAGGGCTGCCAAATGCTCCTGGAGCCAATTCCCCACGGATTCCGGAAACGACAGGCTTTGTTGTCGTGTTGTCTCAATTGCATTCGATACGGGCCTGGTTTTAGCTCCGCATTTCAGGCATTTCAGATTGACACGCTCCTGGGCTTGTGTAAGCAAATCAGGGCATCTCAATTAGAATCTTGCACGAAAGGAAGGACGAAGTCACTCTGAAGAGTAGGGATTAAAAACACAATGTagttttacttttaaaatattgtatcaGATTATCCCCAAGACGAATGATATATTCATATCGCTGGAAAAACtcttatttcaaataaatttcctTACAAATAACTTTGACCATCTAGTTTCAAACACTATTTACTCTCCGTAATGAGTGGTAATCAATGAACGAATGACTGCTTAGATGGTTTTGGCCTCAATTTTGTGGACAGATTTTCCAGCTCACATTCTagggtgctgctgctgctcgtgctCGTGATGTTGACGAAGTAAACCAAGAAATAACTTCAAAGTAATGTTAAGTAAAGTTAAAAAGggaacatttattaaattccacTTACCTTCCTGCCGGTCTCTCTAGTCGCTCTCCACTACGAGTACTGCGTAGTGCGGGGGAAAATTCCTGGGAAGAAGGGAAGAGCTTGAAATGCTAACTAAGAAGTTTGGagctgctgttgatgttttCGCAGGCATATTTCCCATGCCTTTTAGTCTCTTTAAAACTGTCAGCATAGCTGGTCGGCTTCCAAGGTTCAAGAGCTTTCCGGCCATAACTTTAAATAGAAGAGACCCAAATGGCCCCCAAATGGTTTGTCATCAAATTATGTATATTGTTGATTGTTTCTTCTCcgtcttttttattttggttggaATTCGGTGCGGCCGAAACCACGACGACTGGGTGGAAAACAAGAAACGGGCATCATTAAAATACTGTTACCGGCCTCTGGTCTTTGGACTCTGGGCTCTGGACTCTGGACTTTGGACTTTGGACTCTGGACTTTGGGCAATGCCAGGGCTCGACCCCGAAAACTCTTCTGTGTCGACAGAGGGCAACCGCAACCAAGATTGTTCAGGCATATacccttttttaatttgcaacatGTCATTGGCAGAAAGACAAGTAAAAGGGACGCAGTGGCGGGATGGAGGGGGGTGACTCCCCACcgccctgccacgcccccgtcAGCTCACGCTTTGTTGCGCCTTTTGTAGCCGGGCCTTCTCTTGGTTTTTCCCAACGCTCCTTTTTTGCGCTTTGGCCAAATAACCCAAGCAAAAACAGAATTAGCAGCAACGCCGACGACAGCGATGGGAAAAACAGAAGATGAAGCGCAGGCAAAACAGGACACGGCCGAAATTCACAGCGAGGGGAGGTCTAAAAGTTATCAAATGAGAATCAAAAGGCTGCCAGCAAAGCAAATATGTGTTTATTAGGCCCAATTATCTATTATATCTATAAGTTTACAATAAGTTAGGATAAGTCTTTACCATTATAAgctgtaattaaatatatattattttcaaagttttgAAAGCATATGTTCTCTTTGAATGAACTCCCCATTGAATGAATTTCCCCATACTTTTACAGAGTTTCCTTTTCATAAGCATATTTCTATAAgcaaatttacatatttagaatTCGCTCAGTTTCGGTAATTGCTTTACGCAAGGTCGATTCGGTCGGTTtctatgatttatttttatgacattCTAGTTTGCAATCAGCTCTTAGAAACAAATCCTTTAATCGACCTACGACGGTCACCGCAAAAACATATACAGTGTGATAGACGATGGGAAATGACCAAAAAAAGTGGCAAGAGAAAAAGGTAGCTGGTGTGGGGGAAAAGGGAATACAAGAGCAGGGAGTGAAGTTGAAGATTTGGGGAGCGAGCGGGACGGCAGATACAATGTCATACAAATGACccatattaaatttattacgGCACCGGGAACAGCACAATGAAACTCAATAGCCAGGAGAAGGGAAAACCTAATGGCAAGCACAAACAAATCAGCAACGCCTAAGCCGACAGACTTTTGTATGTACTCGTCCATATCGGATATATATCGTGCTATATATAGGAAGTAAATGCTGGCGCGGGGCTGAAAAATTGGGAATGAAAACCAGATTTAAGTCGGTTATTTGGGTAAACTTTTTCgctcacttttcttttttcgattaTGTTTTGTTTCCGTTACTTTTTCGGTTGCTCCTGTTGGGCTTCcacaaattgatttataatCCTGTCTCGAATTTCCCCTTTCACTTCAGTGTTGCGGCGAATTTTTGAAGAAAGTTTTGTCTTTCAGCGACGCGCTCAggttttaatgaaatatttcaattattttgcgATTAATtgggaaaacattttccactgcaTACTCGAGGTGACGCGTCGTGCGATTCGTGCCGTGCTCAGTGGAACcgaattttctttttgtttacctgCGATACGATATGTGCACGAAGCCCATTATCCTGCAGCTAATTAAGAAACGTGAGACAAATGACAAGCGCCGCAAAATTGTGTGGTTCCATATGCGACAACCTCAAAAGAGACATACAAAAGCGAGAGAGCAACTCCTTGCAAAGCATTGTAGAAACGTTGATGCGCGATTATATATAGCCTTCGGaagcatattctccagaatcactaaaaacaatttcatctgacaaaaaaatatattttgtattcctCGAAATTTGTATGGATTTTTATGCTGCATTGATAGAAGCTTATGGGCTATTCCAGGacatttttttgtgaatttaaatgtattgTGGACAAAATGTTCTGAAAATGTTCGGATAAGCGCCTTATCAAACGATCAACTCCCCCCTTGAACTTAAGTGTgcgcaaaataaaacacataagCCCAGAAACACATACGcacaaaatacatacatacgagtatatgtatatgtatacataagTAAGTACACACTGCCAAAGCGTGCTGGGCTTAAGAGCGAAGcaagaaatttattaattatcaaCTGGCCGAGGTCGAGATTGTAGATGTTCTGGCGCTTTGGCCCCACTCCCTCGCCACAAACATTTCCCCCCACACACAGACAATCTCGGCAAAGTCCTGATTGGCATTTAAAGCTCTTTAGGATAGCTCTCCATGCCATCCATCGCCTCGAAGGACCTGCAGAGGGGCGCCAGTCGAGGAGGCTGACAGCAAAAATCGAAGTGGAGTGACTACATTGAGCCTCAGCTGAGCTGCTTAACGCTGTCAGAGTTCCGACATAATCCATgcaattgtaaatttaataaggCCAGAAAAGGGCAGCAGAAGAGGGGCAACAAGCGGGGACTTTGGATTTGTTATTGTGGTGTTCTGGAGTTATGGCTTGAGACAGCGAATACTCAACCCAATTAAAGGATACAGAGCCGAGCTCGTGGGCTCTAAGGAAATAGCCAGGAAGACCTTCAGGTGCCCAAGTCCATGGTTACAGCAGGCCAAGAGGTTGGAAACCAAAGCCAATTCCTTTTATGAGGATTCCCTTGGTACTGGAACAAGCAATACCGATTTTAGCTAAACTGTAGATTAGGTAAAACGAGCCGACTGAAGCTTACGCTTGCAATTATTACATGTGGTTTtgctattttaattaaacaaaacctTTATTTGGAATTACATCAAAGCGCCAAAGCGATTatgtaaatcaaataaaccAAACAGCCTTGCTAGTTGACGTAAATCTTTGGAAATAAAAAGCAGAAAGATATTAAGCCAGAGTTGAACATAATAAGAAGAAtgctaatttcaaatttaatagTTGACAAGGCATAATATATACTCACagaaataattaaaccaattttACATTTATCAACCCTGAACAGCACACCATCAACAAAATTGATCGGCAAACgctttgaaaatatttagatgttgtttaatttaaaaaaaccttgaagataaaaaaaaaaccagagtGCGGTGTGTTTAAATTACTGGAGTTTAATACGATCGCCAACTCGGAGCTGTTCTGGTGCAGCTAACTAGTAGATATGCGCTCTGAAATATTTGACAAGACCGAAATTTTTAGACGATCCTCGTCAGTGTGTAAGCTCCTTGAGGGTCCTACTAAATATTCAATGTGCTGAAGTGGTTTCAACAGTTCTGGCCATAAGCACGAATAAGCTCTACTTACTGAGTGACATTCTGAAGAAACCCGAGAAACACGAGAACCAATCGGGCGCACTACGTTATCGTTGATCAGCAACTTCAACCTGGCTgggtggcgtatacgtaatattatCTGCTTAAGCTGATAAATAGATGATGATATACATATGATGATAGAAAGAAGCTCAAGAAGTACAAGTACAtcattacatacatacaagtaCATCATTAGGCCAGGTATGGATGCCAGAACAGTTGCTAATGCCGGAAGAAAAGTGCTTTGGTCGCAAAAGACACACATGTCGAAAAATTCTTGAAATTCGGTCGCTTGGTATCCGATTATCATTTGATCTTGTTACCCGCAATGATTAGGTCGGTCTTCATAGACCTCGTAGCACCTTTCGCCCTCAGTCCTTTGCAAGagataaactatattttactGTGTCTTCACCACGAAAAGAATTTACGTTAGGTAGGAATCTTAGCTGATTAAATTCGATCTAGCAGATTTCCCTTCAATCAATTTCCCttcattgaaaatgttttattcgAGTTTTAATAAACCCTGActttaagtaaattataacGTTACAAATGCATAAAAGATTAAGGGAATTTGATTTTGGCAAAATACCTTTTGACATAATCTTAAGTGACgttcaaaaatcaattaaattaaaatataaagccGCTGAATTAAGGCGTTAACTAAAGGTGGTGGCCATAGCACGATAAAAGcgataatattttaattatatggAATTTTTGAACGGCATAAAATGTTTTCgatgaaatattaaatgaatttatgaagtgtttaaaataaaagcgacGAGGGTTTTATTAAGGTTTTAGGAGCTTTTATTCGTCACACGGCCAACAATAAGCCTCATTAAAAGGTTTACGAACTTTTTGTCAAACATGGCACATATGTTCGGTTTATTTGAGGCTGGGAAACGATTCAATTATTATTACACACGCTAATTGAATGGCTACCGATCTATGCTAATACATGCAtacattatttatgcatttttccgaaaatttgttttccttcgcattcttgttggtgttgctgttgttgttggtgcacAGTTGCGACGAGAAAACCATAAAAGTTTCTACGCTGATGCCGCTTTaccatttcaatttgtttgttgatttctttttttttcggattttgtgtgtgtgttacaGCTTTTTTCCGTTGCGGTTGTTCAGCTGTGTGtgtaaatgtgtgtgtgcgtgtgtatggggtgaatt
This genomic stretch from Drosophila teissieri strain GT53w chromosome 2L, Prin_Dtei_1.1, whole genome shotgun sequence harbors:
- the LOC122611445 gene encoding uncharacterized protein LOC122611445, coding for MPFSLFKTVSIAGRLPRFKSFPAITLNRRDPNGPQMEFGAAETTTTGWKTRNGHH